One window of Branchiostoma lanceolatum isolate klBraLanc5 chromosome 8, klBraLanc5.hap2, whole genome shotgun sequence genomic DNA carries:
- the LOC136440090 gene encoding polycystin family receptor for egg jelly-like codes for MSPFVSFTDSAFTRSERLGCCLSLLLMSMVSSAMWLREEIETQVVQAISLGSFSFTLNGVYTGVMTSITCLPVIMAIVLLFQYSRPSNKGDRRVRDVETGGPAEAPAQQEPAKRLPHWCKYVAWVLVVLSAVGSAVFTVLYSLDWGKGKSERWLSVYFITFLVDMFLMQPAKILLLTILTTSIRKTQAVKKIFEEKRGPVSIDASTSAVSSQKKTGFNCKF; via the exons ATGTCTCCATTTGTTTCCTTTACAGATAGCGCATTCACCCGCAGCGAGAGGCTCGGCTGCTGCCTGAGTCTCCTCCTCATGTCCATGGTGTCCAGCGCCATGTGGCTGAGGGAAGAAATAGAAACTCAGGTTGTGCAGGCCATCAGCCTGGGGTCGTTCTCCTTCACCCTGAATGGAGTCTACACGGGGGTCATGACTAGCATTACCTGCCTTCCCGTCATCATGGCCATCGTCCTGCTGTTCCAGTACAGCCGACCCAGCAACAAGGGCGACCGGAGGGTCCGAGATGTGGAGACGGGCGGCCCAGCTGAGGCACCCGCCCAGCAAGAACCAGCCAAGCGCCTGCCGCACTGGTGCAAGTACGTGGCCTGGGTGCTGGTGGTGCTGTCTGCTGTGGGGTCAGCTGTCTTCACCGTGCTGTACAGTCTGGACTGGGGCAAGGGCAAGTCGGAGAGGTGGCTGTCTGTGTACTTCATAACCTTTCTTGTGGACATGTTCCTCATGCAACCAGCAAAG ATATTGCTTCTCACAATCTTGACTACATCCATCCGCAAGACGCAAGCCGTCAAGAAGATTTTTGAAGAGAAGCGGGGCCCCGTTTCCATTGATGCCAGCACTAGTGCAGTATCTTCACAAAAGAAGACAGGCTTCAACTGCAAGTTTTAG